A portion of the Pedobacter cryoconitis genome contains these proteins:
- the frr gene encoding ribosome recycling factor → MNDLIKKQLQDAQATMDKAIAHCETELTKIRAGKASVGMLDGIMVDYYGSATGLAQVASLTTPDARTILVQPWEKNMLVPIERAIMEANIGINPQNDGIVIRLVVPPLTEERRKDLVKKVKEEAERGRITVRNIRKDANEKIKKLKGEGVSDDEIKAGEGEVQKITDIYIVKVDKHAEAKEKDVMTV, encoded by the coding sequence ATGAACGACCTCATAAAGAAACAATTACAAGATGCTCAGGCAACAATGGACAAAGCAATTGCGCATTGTGAAACTGAATTGACTAAAATACGTGCGGGTAAGGCTTCAGTAGGTATGCTGGATGGAATTATGGTTGACTATTATGGCAGTGCAACTGGTCTGGCCCAGGTAGCGAGTTTAACCACTCCTGATGCACGTACTATTTTGGTTCAGCCTTGGGAAAAAAACATGTTAGTTCCAATCGAACGCGCAATTATGGAAGCTAACATTGGGATCAATCCACAAAATGATGGTATTGTTATCCGTCTGGTAGTTCCGCCACTAACTGAAGAACGCAGAAAAGACCTGGTTAAAAAGGTTAAAGAAGAAGCAGAACGTGGCCGTATCACAGTGCGGAACATCCGTAAAGACGCCAATGAGAAAATCAAAAAGCTGAAGGGCGAAGGAGTTTCTGATGATGAGATCAAGGCAGGTGAAGGTGAAGTACAGAAAATAACGGATATTTATATCGTAAAGGTGGATAAACACGCTGAAGCAAAAGAGAAAGACGTAATGACGGTATAA
- the pnuC gene encoding nicotinamide riboside transporter PnuC, translating into MVALVDVVRESIVHFFKITSLLEWCGVITGTLCVWLAAKNNILNWPLAIVSVLIYIFIFFESKLYSDMGLQVYFLVTNAYGWYFWSKNRNNPETSRPVSIITDKEMALSAVAIILLTILPGTLLHYFTKASYPFLDSFCTACSLVAQIFLARKVLQNWLIWIFVDIIYVGVYISKDLYATAIMYALYVYIAWVGYQGWKKSRLETEITTKSHD; encoded by the coding sequence ATGGTAGCTCTAGTTGATGTAGTCAGAGAAAGTATTGTTCATTTTTTTAAGATAACCAGCTTGCTGGAATGGTGTGGCGTAATCACAGGAACACTTTGTGTCTGGCTGGCTGCAAAGAATAATATTCTGAACTGGCCCCTTGCTATTGTCAGTGTACTGATCTATATTTTCATCTTTTTTGAAAGTAAACTTTACTCGGATATGGGCTTACAAGTCTATTTCCTGGTAACTAATGCCTACGGTTGGTATTTCTGGAGTAAAAACAGGAATAATCCTGAAACTTCCAGGCCCGTCAGTATTATTACCGACAAAGAAATGGCTTTGTCGGCTGTTGCCATTATTTTACTAACTATTCTTCCCGGTACTTTACTGCATTACTTTACCAAGGCATCTTATCCATTTTTAGATAGTTTTTGTACTGCATGCAGCCTGGTCGCTCAAATCTTCCTCGCCAGAAAAGTATTACAGAACTGGCTGATCTGGATTTTTGTTGATATCATTTACGTGGGTGTTTATATTTCAAAAGATCTTTATGCAACTGCAATTATGTACGCTTTATATGTTTATATCGCCTGGGTAGGTTACCAGGGATGGAAAAAATCAAGATTGGAAACAGAAATTACAACGAAAAGTCATGACTAA
- the carB gene encoding carbamoyl-phosphate synthase large subunit gives MPKDTSIRSVLIIGSGPIIIGQACEFDYSGSQAALSLKEEGIEVSIINSNPATIMTDKIIADHVYLRPLTVDSIEQILIERKIDAVLPTMGGQTALNLCKEAEERGVWEKHGVRVIGVDVAAIEKTENREAFRQLMVDIGVGVAPSKIANSFLEGKEAAQEIGYPLVIRPSYTLGGSGGGFVHKKEEFDAALKRGLEASPTHEVLVEKAVLGWKEYELELLRDTNDNVIIICSIENFDPMGIHTGDSITVAPAMTLSDTCYQEMRNQAIKMMRAIGTFAGGCNVQFSVNPDNDDIIAIEINPRVSRSSALASKATGYPIAKIASKLAIGYNLDEIENQITKTTSAYFEPTLDYVIVKIPRWNFDKFKGANMELGLQMKSVGEVMAIGRSFIEALQKACQSLEIGRAGLGADGKHNRSIEEIMHGLEHPSWNRLFLIKDAMSMGVPLESIRKVTRIDKWFLAQIQELVQLETELKRYSLNNIPKEFFFTLKQKGFSDIQIAYLLGNVTEDEVYDRRKSLGIRRVYKMVDTCAAEFSAQTPYYYSTFEEENESIPTDKKKIIVLGSGPNRIGQGIEFDYSCVHGLLAAKESGFESIMINCNPETVSTDFNMADKLYFEPVFWEHVREIIELENPVGVIVQLGGQTALKMAEKLHENGIKIIGTSYNDMDVAEDRGRFSDLLKELEIPYPKYGVAENAEEAIVVANEVGYPVLVRPSYVLGGQGMSIVINDEDLEKAVVKLLGDLPGNRVLIDHFLDRAEETESDSICDGEDVHIVGLMEHIEPAGIHSGDSFAVLPPFSLSAKVMESMETYSKKIARALNVIGLLNIQFAVKDEKVYVIEANPRASRTVPFIAKAYDVPYINIAAKIMLGVNKLKDFTIERKLEGYAIKEPVFSYDKFPEVPKELGPEMKSTGESIRFIKDLEDPYFRKLYKDKSMYLSK, from the coding sequence ATGCCTAAAGACACCTCCATACGTTCAGTATTGATTATCGGTTCCGGACCTATTATTATTGGCCAAGCCTGTGAGTTTGATTACTCCGGATCCCAAGCTGCCTTATCCTTAAAAGAAGAAGGAATTGAAGTTTCTATTATAAACTCCAATCCTGCAACTATTATGACTGATAAGATCATTGCAGACCATGTTTACCTCAGACCTTTAACGGTAGACTCTATTGAGCAGATTTTAATAGAGCGGAAAATTGACGCTGTATTGCCAACAATGGGAGGGCAAACTGCCTTAAACCTTTGTAAGGAAGCTGAAGAACGTGGTGTTTGGGAAAAACATGGCGTTAGAGTAATTGGCGTTGATGTTGCTGCAATTGAAAAAACAGAAAACAGAGAAGCTTTCCGCCAGTTAATGGTGGATATAGGTGTGGGTGTTGCACCCTCAAAAATTGCAAACTCTTTCCTTGAAGGTAAAGAAGCAGCACAGGAAATCGGCTATCCGCTGGTTATCCGTCCTTCTTATACTTTAGGTGGATCAGGTGGCGGTTTTGTCCATAAAAAAGAAGAATTTGATGCTGCGTTGAAACGTGGTCTTGAGGCTTCTCCAACACACGAAGTATTAGTAGAAAAAGCAGTCTTAGGCTGGAAAGAATATGAGCTGGAGTTATTAAGAGACACCAATGATAATGTGATTATCATTTGCTCGATCGAAAACTTTGATCCGATGGGTATTCATACTGGTGATTCTATTACAGTTGCACCAGCAATGACTTTATCTGATACCTGTTATCAGGAGATGCGTAACCAGGCAATCAAAATGATGCGTGCGATTGGTACTTTCGCGGGTGGATGTAACGTACAGTTCTCAGTTAACCCTGATAACGACGATATCATTGCCATCGAGATTAACCCAAGGGTTTCCCGTTCATCAGCACTGGCAAGTAAAGCAACTGGTTATCCGATTGCTAAAATTGCTTCTAAGCTGGCGATTGGTTACAACCTGGATGAAATTGAAAATCAGATTACTAAAACTACTTCAGCTTACTTTGAGCCGACTTTAGATTATGTAATCGTTAAAATACCGCGTTGGAACTTTGATAAGTTTAAAGGTGCAAACATGGAGCTGGGCTTGCAGATGAAATCTGTTGGTGAAGTAATGGCTATTGGCCGTAGCTTTATCGAAGCCCTTCAGAAAGCCTGTCAGAGTTTAGAAATCGGACGCGCTGGTTTAGGTGCCGATGGAAAACATAACAGAAGTATCGAAGAGATTATGCACGGTTTGGAACACCCAAGCTGGAACCGCTTATTCCTGATCAAGGATGCAATGAGCATGGGCGTTCCATTGGAGTCTATCCGTAAAGTAACCAGAATTGATAAATGGTTCTTAGCTCAGATCCAGGAACTGGTACAGCTGGAAACAGAATTAAAACGTTATTCATTAAATAATATACCGAAGGAATTCTTCTTCACCCTGAAACAAAAAGGATTCTCTGATATCCAGATTGCTTACCTGTTAGGTAATGTAACTGAGGATGAGGTTTATGACCGTAGAAAATCATTGGGAATCAGAAGAGTTTATAAAATGGTAGATACTTGTGCTGCTGAATTCTCTGCACAAACTCCATACTACTACTCAACTTTTGAGGAAGAGAATGAATCTATCCCTACAGATAAAAAGAAAATCATTGTATTAGGATCAGGCCCGAACCGTATTGGTCAGGGGATTGAATTTGATTACTCTTGTGTGCATGGTTTGCTGGCAGCAAAAGAAAGCGGATTTGAATCGATCATGATCAACTGTAATCCTGAAACGGTTTCTACAGATTTCAATATGGCTGATAAGTTATACTTTGAGCCGGTATTCTGGGAACATGTACGTGAAATCATCGAACTGGAAAATCCGGTGGGTGTAATTGTACAATTAGGTGGTCAGACTGCTTTGAAAATGGCAGAAAAACTTCATGAGAATGGTATTAAGATTATCGGAACATCTTACAATGATATGGATGTTGCTGAAGATCGCGGCCGTTTCTCAGACTTATTAAAAGAACTGGAAATCCCTTACCCTAAATATGGTGTTGCGGAAAATGCGGAAGAGGCTATCGTGGTAGCTAATGAAGTAGGTTACCCGGTACTGGTTCGTCCTAGTTATGTATTAGGTGGACAAGGGATGAGCATTGTCATCAATGATGAGGATCTGGAAAAAGCAGTAGTGAAGTTATTAGGTGATCTGCCAGGTAACAGAGTATTGATTGATCATTTCCTTGACAGAGCAGAAGAAACGGAGTCAGATTCGATCTGTGACGGTGAGGATGTACATATCGTAGGTTTAATGGAACACATTGAGCCAGCTGGTATCCACTCCGGAGATTCATTTGCGGTATTACCTCCATTCAGTCTTTCTGCGAAAGTAATGGAGAGCATGGAGACTTACTCTAAGAAAATTGCCAGAGCATTAAATGTAATTGGTTTACTGAACATTCAGTTTGCTGTGAAAGACGAGAAGGTTTATGTAATTGAAGCGAATCCAAGAGCTTCCAGAACTGTTCCTTTCATCGCTAAAGCGTACGATGTTCCTTATATCAATATCGCAGCTAAAATTATGTTAGGCGTGAACAAATTGAAGGACTTCACAATTGAGCGCAAGTTAGAAGGGTATGCGATTAAGGAACCTGTTTTCTCTTACGATAAGTTTCCTGAAGTACCAAAGGAGTTAGGCCCTGAGATGAAATCAACTGGTGAATCTATCCGGTTTATCAAAGATTTGGAAGATCCATATTTCAGAAAACTGTACAAAGATAAATCGATGTATTTATCGAAATAA
- a CDS encoding thiamine phosphate synthase: MKKFIEKLQFITHDIDALTHIEQAQIACEAGAKWVQYRCLTKDDEALLKDIHAIAEICDDWGATLIVTNHIHLNRKADIQGFHIEDMDADFSALREQLGEDITIGGSSNTLEGLLRLAREGADYAGCGPFSHTDTKPNNAPWLGLEGYAKIASALKEKEIDLPVLAVGGVKLTDVEALLETGIFGIAASSAINQAENMKHAYQDFYDLVK; this comes from the coding sequence ATGAAAAAATTCATCGAAAAGCTTCAGTTTATCACACATGATATTGATGCCTTAACGCATATTGAACAGGCACAAATTGCTTGTGAAGCAGGCGCAAAGTGGGTTCAATACCGTTGTTTGACTAAGGATGACGAAGCTCTTTTAAAGGATATTCATGCCATTGCAGAAATTTGCGATGACTGGGGCGCAACACTGATTGTAACCAATCACATTCATTTGAACAGAAAAGCGGATATCCAGGGTTTTCATATCGAAGACATGGATGCCGATTTCAGTGCATTGCGTGAGCAGTTAGGAGAAGATATTACTATTGGCGGTTCTTCCAATACCTTAGAAGGATTACTCAGATTAGCCAGAGAAGGTGCTGATTATGCAGGATGTGGTCCGTTCAGCCATACGGATACGAAGCCGAATAATGCGCCATGGTTAGGCCTGGAAGGTTATGCAAAAATCGCCTCAGCTTTAAAAGAAAAAGAAATTGATCTTCCGGTATTAGCTGTCGGCGGTGTAAAATTAACTGATGTAGAAGCTTTACTGGAAACAGGCATCTTTGGAATTGCAGCTTCTTCTGCCATCAACCAGGCAGAAAACATGAAGCATGCCTATCAGGATTTCTATGATCTTGTAAAATAA
- a CDS encoding MFS transporter, whose protein sequence is MDSPTIVDKQDPYAALRYREFRSFLGMRFFFTFAYQMQAVIIGFHIYHLTKDPLALGLVGLCEALPAIGIALYGGYIADKSEKRGLLLKIFLGVFICSLIMLIATSPQMHPYVPESYIIPIMYCMVFGIGIARGFFSPATSSLMAMTIPRELYPNSSTWNSSSYMTASILGPAVGGLVYGFYGITVTYTVIIAFIFIALVCVFFLKSHPPKYIPKESIMKSLTEGVQFVFKSKMMLGAMSLDLFSVFFGGAVALLPVFANDILKVGSEGLGFMRAAASAGAVLTMLVMTRISPMNKPWRNLLVAVVGFGTSIICYGLSKNFYLTLVFLFMEGAFDSVSVLIRSTIMQLLTPDRMRGRVSAVNSMFIGSSNEIGAFESGLTAKLMRTVPAVVFGGCMTIIIAGITYTKTKSLLGLTLQDIHEETV, encoded by the coding sequence TTGGACAGTCCCACAATTGTAGATAAACAAGATCCTTATGCCGCCCTGCGCTACAGGGAATTCAGATCTTTTCTTGGTATGCGTTTCTTTTTTACGTTTGCCTATCAGATGCAGGCTGTAATTATCGGCTTCCACATTTATCACTTAACGAAAGATCCGCTTGCTTTAGGCCTGGTTGGTCTTTGTGAAGCACTCCCCGCTATCGGGATTGCACTCTATGGAGGATATATTGCAGACAAATCTGAAAAGAGAGGACTGTTACTGAAAATATTCCTGGGCGTTTTTATCTGCTCACTGATCATGTTGATTGCAACTTCTCCTCAAATGCACCCTTACGTTCCGGAAAGTTATATCATTCCTATCATGTACTGTATGGTATTCGGAATAGGAATAGCCAGAGGGTTCTTTAGCCCGGCTACTTCTTCTTTAATGGCCATGACTATTCCCAGAGAACTTTATCCGAATTCCAGTACCTGGAATAGTTCTTCTTATATGACAGCCTCTATTTTAGGACCTGCCGTAGGAGGCTTAGTTTATGGCTTTTATGGAATTACAGTTACTTATACAGTAATCATTGCTTTTATATTCATTGCTTTAGTCTGTGTGTTTTTCCTGAAATCGCATCCGCCTAAATATATTCCTAAGGAAAGTATTATGAAGAGCCTGACAGAGGGCGTACAGTTCGTATTCAAGAGTAAAATGATGCTTGGTGCAATGAGCCTTGATTTGTTCTCCGTATTTTTTGGAGGCGCAGTTGCTTTATTGCCTGTTTTTGCGAATGACATTTTAAAGGTAGGTTCCGAAGGACTCGGTTTTATGCGCGCAGCAGCTTCGGCAGGCGCAGTACTGACCATGCTGGTCATGACCAGGATCTCCCCGATGAACAAGCCCTGGAGAAACCTGCTGGTAGCTGTAGTTGGCTTCGGTACAAGTATTATCTGTTACGGCCTTTCTAAGAATTTCTATCTGACTTTAGTGTTCCTGTTCATGGAAGGCGCATTTGATAGCGTCAGCGTCCTGATCCGGTCTACAATCATGCAATTACTGACACCCGACCGGATGCGTGGCCGGGTATCAGCTGTAAATAGTATGTTTATTGGCTCTTCTAACGAAATCGGTGCTTTTGAATCCGGGCTTACTGCAAAGCTCATGCGGACTGTTCCGGCAGTGGTTTTTGGTGGCTGTATGACTATCATCATCGCAGGTATCACTTATACCAAGACTAAAAGTCTGCTTGGCCTCACTTTACAGGATATTCACGAAGAAACAGTTTAG
- a CDS encoding TonB-dependent receptor — protein MKTLLIAVIAVFLLPVVASAQFTISGSVSENTKHTSLPGASISLKNTSIGVSSDTNGAYQLKNVKAGKYVLTVSFVGYETQHKTIEVKGDQQIYFNLEPSAYLADEVIVMATRATEKSGTTYKNVSKTDIEANNFGQDLPFIINNTPGVVVTSDAGTGVGYTGIRIRGSDATRVNVTVNGIPLNDSESQGSFWVNMPDFASSVESIQIQRGVGTSTNGAGAFGGSLNIQTSAPGLEPYAEVNSTYGSFNTLKNTVKIGTGLIDNKFSFDGRLSRIQSDGYVDRGASLLKSYFLSGAYHGKTDLLRINVFSGSEKTYQSWNGVPEAKLRGDVQGINDYIERNGITGADATNLLTADNRKYNSFLYKDQNDNYWQDHYQVLYAKQFNDKFSFNGALHYTYGRGYYEEFKAGQKFADYGLENPMINGAPVLTTDLVRRRWLNNNFYGATYSFNYKASSQLNFTVGGAYNQYRGKHYGQINWSQISSNLNNSAHYYDGDGNKNDFNIYAKVAYSPVEKLNLFADLQYRRLNYDITGNDNDLLPLNIHDKLNFFNPKLGASYFINPKSNLYASFSIANKEGNRDDYVNANAGTVPHPERLYNVEAGYRIKDAQYSAGVNVYGMFYKDQLVVTGKLSDVGASIRQNVPNSSRIGVEFDGSYTLSRHFLINANAALSRNKIKDFSEFIYNYDTKKEDTYNYTNTNISFSPDAVVFGELVYKPFTSFAIALQSKYVSTQYMDNTKNEGRKLNGYWVNNVRLGYDFSFKGVKNMNVGLLVNNIFDKKYESNGYTYGSYSGGNRVTENFYFPQAGTNLLLSLNVKF, from the coding sequence TTGAAAACATTATTGATCGCAGTTATAGCTGTGTTCCTTTTACCTGTAGTTGCCAGCGCGCAATTCACAATTTCGGGATCTGTTTCCGAAAACACCAAACATACCAGCTTACCGGGAGCAAGTATCAGTCTAAAAAACACCAGTATTGGCGTTAGTAGTGATACGAATGGAGCCTATCAGCTTAAAAACGTTAAGGCTGGTAAATATGTACTTACCGTAAGTTTTGTTGGTTATGAAACACAGCACAAAACTATTGAAGTGAAAGGAGATCAGCAGATCTATTTTAACCTGGAGCCTTCAGCATACCTGGCAGATGAAGTTATTGTCATGGCGACAAGGGCTACTGAGAAATCAGGTACGACTTATAAAAATGTCAGTAAAACTGATATTGAAGCCAATAATTTTGGACAAGATTTACCTTTCATTATTAACAACACACCGGGAGTAGTCGTAACTTCTGATGCTGGAACCGGAGTAGGTTACACAGGTATAAGGATCAGGGGAAGCGATGCGACAAGGGTCAATGTCACTGTCAACGGAATTCCTTTAAATGATTCTGAAAGTCAGGGTTCATTCTGGGTAAACATGCCAGACTTTGCCTCTTCGGTTGAGAGTATCCAGATTCAGCGTGGTGTAGGAACTTCTACAAATGGCGCCGGTGCGTTTGGCGGGAGCCTGAATATACAAACTTCTGCCCCAGGCTTAGAACCTTATGCGGAGGTTAACAGTACCTATGGTTCTTTTAATACTTTAAAAAATACCGTGAAAATCGGAACAGGACTCATTGATAATAAATTCAGTTTTGATGGCCGCTTGTCCAGAATACAATCTGATGGTTATGTAGACCGCGGTGCATCTTTATTAAAATCTTATTTCTTATCCGGCGCTTATCATGGAAAAACTGATCTGTTAAGGATTAATGTATTTTCTGGTTCAGAGAAAACTTACCAGTCCTGGAATGGTGTTCCGGAAGCAAAATTAAGAGGGGATGTACAGGGAATTAATGACTATATCGAAAGAAATGGCATAACAGGTGCTGATGCAACGAATTTATTAACAGCAGATAACAGAAAATATAACTCTTTCTTATACAAAGATCAGAATGATAACTACTGGCAGGATCATTACCAGGTCTTGTATGCGAAACAATTTAATGATAAATTCTCTTTTAATGGCGCATTGCATTATACTTATGGAAGAGGGTATTATGAAGAATTTAAAGCTGGACAAAAATTTGCCGACTATGGTTTAGAGAATCCAATGATTAACGGCGCACCTGTATTGACAACCGATCTTGTTCGCAGACGCTGGTTAAACAATAATTTTTATGGCGCCACTTATAGTTTCAATTATAAAGCATCTTCTCAGCTGAATTTCACAGTAGGTGGTGCTTATAATCAATACCGTGGCAAGCATTATGGTCAGATCAACTGGTCACAAATCTCTTCGAACCTGAATAACTCTGCTCATTATTATGATGGAGACGGGAATAAAAATGATTTCAATATTTATGCGAAGGTTGCTTACAGCCCCGTTGAAAAACTGAACTTATTCGCCGACCTGCAATACAGAAGATTGAATTATGATATTACAGGGAATGACAATGATCTGTTGCCTTTAAATATTCATGACAAGCTTAATTTCTTCAATCCAAAGCTTGGCGCCTCTTACTTTATAAATCCAAAAAGTAACCTCTATGCTTCTTTCAGTATTGCCAACAAAGAGGGTAACCGCGATGATTATGTGAATGCGAATGCAGGCACTGTTCCACATCCTGAAAGATTGTATAATGTAGAAGCTGGATACCGGATTAAAGATGCGCAATACAGTGCGGGCGTCAACGTATATGGCATGTTCTATAAAGATCAGCTGGTGGTAACCGGAAAGCTAAGTGATGTGGGTGCTTCTATTCGTCAGAATGTGCCTAATAGTTCCAGAATTGGAGTTGAATTTGACGGATCCTATACTTTAAGCCGCCATTTTCTGATTAACGCCAATGCAGCATTGAGCAGAAATAAAATTAAAGACTTCTCTGAGTTCATTTATAACTATGATACGAAAAAAGAGGATACTTACAATTACACCAATACCAACATTTCTTTTTCACCAGATGCAGTAGTATTCGGAGAGTTGGTTTATAAACCATTTACCAGTTTCGCCATCGCTTTACAAAGCAAATATGTGAGCACACAGTATATGGATAATACAAAGAATGAAGGCAGAAAACTAAATGGATATTGGGTAAATAATGTCCGCTTAGGTTACGATTTCAGCTTTAAAGGAGTGAAAAACATGAATGTTGGTTTACTGGTTAATAACATCTTCGATAAAAAATATGAGAGTAACGGCTATACTTATGGATCTTACAGTGGTGGTAACCGCGTAACAGAGAATTTCTACTTTCCACAAGCGGGCACCAACTTATTATTATCCCTGAATGTTAAGTTTTAA
- a CDS encoding ABC transporter ATP-binding protein, translating into MNLLVQYLKNYKWIVCLALFLAAINIGFSLLDPYITGRIVDRFIEKKDVLSRDQFVWGVLGLIGLGVGAAMVSRIAKNFQDYFTSIIVQKVGAQMYADGLKHSLELPYQVFEDQRSGETLGILQKVRLDSEKFITSFISILFVSLIGMVFVIVYSVTVSYKVTVIYFLAIPIISFVSWFLSRKIKVIQRSIVAETTALAGSTTESLRNIELVKSLGLANQEIDRLNKTTYKILGLELRKVKYVRSMSFVQGTTVNLVRSIMVVVLLILIFENTISAGQYFSFLFYSFFLFGPLQELGNVILSWREAEVSLGNFKKILSTPIDQKPLNPKVLNKIESLEFSALNFRHLTGKTNALNEISFKAHDGETIAFVGPSGSGKTTLVKLLVGLYQPEVGEVLYNGISSKEIDLDQLREKIGFVTQDTQLFSGTIRENLQFVRPGATDEECLRVMEQAACQTLLARADKGLDTVIGEGGVKVSGGEKQRLSIARALLRRPDILVFDEATSSLDSLTEEEITATIREVSEFTNHITILIAHRLSTIRHADRIYVLEKGHIIEQGKHADLLEEKGLYYAMWRQQVGER; encoded by the coding sequence ATGAACTTATTAGTACAATATCTTAAAAATTATAAATGGATAGTTTGTCTTGCGCTGTTTCTTGCAGCCATTAATATAGGCTTTTCATTACTTGATCCTTATATCACAGGGCGCATTGTGGACAGGTTCATTGAGAAAAAGGACGTGTTGAGCAGAGATCAGTTTGTCTGGGGCGTTTTAGGGCTGATTGGCCTTGGCGTGGGCGCAGCAATGGTATCCCGTATCGCAAAGAATTTCCAGGATTATTTTACCAGTATTATCGTTCAGAAAGTCGGCGCACAAATGTATGCCGATGGCCTTAAACATTCACTGGAATTGCCATACCAGGTTTTTGAAGATCAGCGAAGCGGAGAAACGCTTGGAATCCTTCAAAAAGTAAGGCTGGATAGTGAGAAATTTATTACTTCTTTCATCAGCATTTTATTTGTCAGTTTAATCGGGATGGTCTTTGTTATTGTCTATTCCGTTACCGTAAGTTATAAAGTAACTGTAATTTATTTCCTGGCTATCCCTATTATTAGTTTTGTCAGCTGGTTTTTAAGCCGGAAGATTAAAGTGATCCAGCGGAGTATTGTTGCAGAAACTACTGCATTGGCGGGTTCAACAACAGAATCTTTAAGAAATATCGAACTGGTAAAAAGTCTGGGGCTTGCTAACCAGGAAATAGATCGTCTGAATAAAACTACTTATAAGATATTAGGCTTAGAGCTTAGAAAAGTCAAATATGTACGGAGTATGAGCTTTGTACAGGGAACTACTGTGAACCTGGTCAGAAGTATCATGGTTGTGGTATTGCTGATCCTTATTTTTGAAAATACGATCTCCGCAGGACAATACTTCTCCTTTCTGTTTTATTCGTTTTTCCTTTTTGGCCCATTGCAGGAGCTAGGGAATGTTATTCTTTCCTGGAGAGAAGCAGAAGTTTCCCTGGGGAATTTTAAAAAGATCCTCAGTACGCCAATCGATCAGAAACCTTTGAATCCTAAAGTGCTGAATAAAATTGAATCTCTGGAATTCTCAGCTTTAAATTTCAGACACCTGACGGGGAAAACAAATGCACTGAACGAAATCAGCTTTAAAGCACATGACGGAGAAACTATCGCTTTCGTGGGGCCGTCCGGTTCTGGTAAAACTACACTTGTAAAGCTTTTGGTTGGACTTTATCAGCCTGAGGTAGGTGAAGTCTTATACAATGGGATTTCAAGTAAAGAGATTGATCTGGATCAGCTCAGAGAGAAAATAGGTTTTGTAACCCAGGATACACAGCTGTTCTCGGGTACTATCAGAGAGAACCTGCAGTTTGTCCGTCCGGGAGCCACAGATGAAGAATGTTTACGGGTAATGGAGCAAGCAGCCTGTCAAACACTTTTAGCACGAGCTGACAAAGGACTGGATACGGTTATCGGGGAAGGTGGAGTGAAAGTATCGGGTGGCGAAAAACAAAGACTGTCAATTGCCAGGGCTTTATTGCGCAGGCCAGACATCCTGGTATTTGATGAAGCTACTTCTTCTTTAGATTCTTTGACAGAAGAAGAGATTACTGCTACGATCAGAGAAGTTTCAGAATTTACCAATCATATCACGATACTGATTGCACACCGGTTATCAACAATCCGTCATGCAGACCGGATTTATGTACTTGAAAAGGGGCACATCATCGAACAGGGAAAACATGCAGACCTCTTAGAAGAGAAAGGACTGTATTACGCCATGTGGAGACAGCAGGTAGGAGAAAGATAG
- a CDS encoding AAA family ATPase, producing MTKKIAIVGPESTGKSTLTKLLAKHYNTLWVPEFARYYCAALTAPCTMQDEINMFHGQQALEESILAIAEQELIFCDTTFLTVKIWSDEMLGETPQLVLDALPLRTYDHYLLLNIDLPWQEDPQRNFPHMREHFMAIWHKELKNLGADYVLISGIEDRLQNALKAIDKFLETK from the coding sequence ATGACTAAAAAAATAGCTATTGTTGGACCTGAAAGTACAGGGAAGTCCACACTGACAAAATTATTGGCTAAACATTACAACACGCTTTGGGTTCCTGAATTTGCAAGGTATTACTGCGCAGCATTAACAGCTCCTTGTACCATGCAGGATGAAATTAATATGTTTCATGGACAGCAGGCGCTAGAAGAATCAATTCTGGCTATTGCAGAACAGGAACTGATTTTCTGTGACACCACATTTTTAACAGTAAAAATATGGAGCGATGAAATGCTGGGTGAAACTCCTCAACTGGTATTGGATGCTTTGCCATTGAGAACTTATGATCATTACTTACTGCTGAATATTGACTTACCATGGCAGGAAGATCCACAACGCAATTTCCCACATATGCGGGAACATTTTATGGCGATATGGCACAAAGAATTGAAAAACCTGGGTGCTGACTATGTTTTGATCAGCGGTATTGAAGATAGATTACAAAATGCGCTCAAAGCAATAGATAAATTTTTGGAGACAAAATAA